Proteins from a genomic interval of Pseudomonas asplenii:
- a CDS encoding type II secretion system protein codes for MAFHTTNGKAGGFTLIELLVVMAIIATLMTLVMPQYFRQHTKAQETVLRHNLVSIRQALDHYREDKGNNPETLEELVNGHYLREIPRDPITGRRDTWQLQRSEDSGFGDVHSGAPGRAVDGSDYGSW; via the coding sequence ATGGCATTCCATACAACCAATGGTAAGGCCGGCGGTTTTACCCTGATCGAGCTGCTGGTGGTGATGGCCATTATCGCGACGCTGATGACCCTGGTCATGCCGCAGTATTTTCGCCAGCACACCAAGGCCCAGGAAACCGTGTTGCGCCATAACCTGGTGTCGATCCGTCAGGCACTGGATCACTACCGCGAAGACAAGGGCAACAACCCCGAGACCCTGGAAGAGCTGGTCAACGGCCACTATCTGCGCGAGATCCCCCGCGACCCGATCACCGGCCGGCGCGATACCTGGCAGTTGCAGCGCAGCGAGGACAGCGGGTTCGGCGATGTACACAGCGGCGCTCCCGGCCGCGCGGTGGATGGCAGCGACTATGGCAGCTGGTAA
- a CDS encoding type II secretion system protein, protein MWPLPLFSLALRRPSAAGFTLIELLLTLALLATLATVAYPLTALVGKRERELDLQRSLREIRRAIDAYKEATDDGRIDKGITNGYPPTLQSLVEGVVDRSDPGGRKIFFLRRIPRDPVCECPNLSAEATWRLRSYKSSAEDPAEGEDVFDIRSSSQREGLNGIPYNQW, encoded by the coding sequence ATGTGGCCGCTCCCGCTATTTTCCCTAGCGCTTCGCCGCCCATCCGCAGCCGGCTTCACCCTGATCGAGTTGCTGCTGACCCTGGCCTTGCTGGCAACCCTGGCAACGGTGGCCTATCCGCTGACCGCCCTGGTGGGCAAACGCGAACGTGAACTCGACCTGCAACGCTCGTTGCGGGAAATCCGCCGTGCCATCGATGCCTACAAGGAAGCCACCGACGACGGCCGGATCGACAAGGGAATCACCAACGGTTATCCGCCCACTCTGCAAAGCCTGGTCGAAGGTGTGGTCGACCGCAGCGACCCGGGCGGCCGGAAGATCTTCTTCCTGCGGCGTATTCCACGCGATCCGGTCTGCGAATGCCCGAACCTCTCCGCCGAAGCAACCTGGCGCCTGCGCAGCTACAAGAGCAGCGCCGAGGACCCGGCCGAAGGCGAAGACGTCTTCGATATCCGCTCCAGCAGCCAGCGGGAGGGCCTCAATGGCATTCCATACAACCAATGGTAA